Genomic DNA from Streptomyces sp. AM 2-1-1:
AGGAAGAGCTGTTCAACCTCCGCTTCCAGGCGGCAACTGGTCAGCTCGAGAACCACGGTCGGCTCAAGTCCGTCCGTAAGGACATCGCGCGGATCTACACCCTGATGCGTGAGCGCGAGCTG
This window encodes:
- the rpmC gene encoding 50S ribosomal protein L29, with the protein product MSVGTKASELRELGDEELLNKLREAKEELFNLRFQAATGQLENHGRLKSVRKDIARIYTLMRERELGIETVESA